A single window of Rana temporaria chromosome 1, aRanTem1.1, whole genome shotgun sequence DNA harbors:
- the LOC120945684 gene encoding serine/threonine-protein kinase SBK1-like, with amino-acid sequence MTKRKIQDTMASVADDLEGLLDRMVSFYSQGLLNVDLEEQFFIVKELGKGGYGKVLLANEKITGDTMALKVMNKKRTSQRSFLREFSISYLLSPHPNIIGFNGIAFTTMDYFVFAQEPAPAGDLFSMILPHVGIPEDAIKRCSVQISNALEFMSEKGLVHMDLKPENILVFDQDCHSIKITDFGLAKVRGTVITSRCGSKSFMAPELRDVTISDGLVVDGSLDVWSFGVNIYSLITGEMPWQVATLEDEGYKCFVDWQNNFHMDNPPEAWRKIPTGIRRMFIDLLAIDYMKRSKATEILKYVSESWKEDSPDAATGQEDEDPMKSSSVQYEESVTSDLNTSQGSVSITSLSYILTTDSSGSQSEMTPEPPKDNMEEAIIIFDDEFSLHVGAEVDIE; translated from the exons GACACTATGGCCTCCGTTGCTGATGACTTGGAAGGACTTCTGGACAGAATGGTCTCCTTCTATTCCCAAGGGCTACTGAATGTAGACTTAGAGGAGCAGTTCTTCATTGTGAAGGAACTTGGAAAAGGAGGCTATGGAAAAGTATTATTGGCAAACGAAAAGATAACAG gtgaTACCATGGCATTGAAGGTCATGAataaaaagagaaccagtcagCGGTCTTTCCTCCGTGAGTTCAGCATTTCATACTTACTTTCTCCTCATCCCAATATCATCGGATTTAATGGCATTGCCTTCACCACTATGGATTACTTTGTCTTTGCCCAGGAACCGGCCCCTGCTGGTGATCTGTTCTCCATGATTTTACCACAT GTAGGAATTCCAGAAGACGCAATCAAGAGGTGTTCTGTACAGATCTCCAATGCTCTTGAATTCATGTCCGAGAAAGGACTTGTTCATATGGATTTGAAGCCAGAAAACATTTTGGTGTTTGACCAGGACTGTCACTCCATCAAGATCACAGACTTTGGCCTTGCTAAGGTCAGAGGGACAGTGATAACCTCCAGGTGTGGCAGCAAATCCTTCATGGCCCCAGAATTGCGTGATGTGACCATCTCAGATGGACTGGTTGTAGATGGCAGCCTGGATGTGTGGTCGTTTGGTGTCAACATCTACTCCCTTATTACAGGTGAGATGCCATGGCAGGTGGCCACCCTTGAAGATGAAGGATATAAATGTTTTGTTGACTGGCAGAACAATTTTCATATGGACAATCCTCCTGAAGCATGGAGAAAGATTCCCACCGGCATACGAAGGATGTTTATCGATCTTTTGGCCATTGACTATATGAAGAGAAGTAAAGCTACAGAAATCCTGAAATATGTGAGTGAAAGCTGGAAGGAAGATTCTCCAGATGCAGCCACAGGACAAGAAGATGAGGATCCCATGAAAAGCAGCTCTGTGCAATATGAGGAATCCGTGACTTCCGACCTGAACACCTCACAGGGTAGTGTTTCCATCACATCCTTGTCTTACATTTTGACCACAGACTCTTCTGGATCTCAGTCTGAGATGACTCCAGAGCCACCGAAGGACAACATGGAAGAGGCAATTATCATTTTTGATGATGAATTTTCATTACATGTTGGTGCAGAGGTAGACATTGAATGA